Below is a genomic region from Triticum dicoccoides isolate Atlit2015 ecotype Zavitan chromosome 5A, WEW_v2.0, whole genome shotgun sequence.
gaaaccagcatcgaaaaaaatctacgacgattaacctacgaaaaaaaccggacgaaagtggtgggacgaaaaaaaacctggaagcgagactacaaactgcagttaggaaagaaaatgttttctaattaaagtgactgagtgatttaaggtaaggttaattaatttagatttgatttttagtgattgttagtaaagtatgatgcgtctttaaaatcttttatttgttttcttaaaatctattatttgtttcctaaagaaatttgcaataatggaaggtatcggttgatttgcataagttagtaaatttagatctgTGATTGctttgcaaggaaagagctgaggggtaaataaaccggtgaataagaaagCAGCATcgaaaaaaaatctacgacggttaacctacggaaaaaaccggacgaaagtgatgggacgaaaaaaaacctggaagcgagactaccaactgctccattaggagtagagataggtAGCGATACATGCGTTCTTTAGCACCGAAAGAACTGTAACAACACGTACTCTAAAATAAAACAAACTTTGGCAAGACTAGTAGAAAACAAAGCCTGAATCTCAAGGTGACCATGGAGAGTGGATCATGCATGCTATAAGATGCTCGCGCAGTAGAAAAATTACTCTCGTAGGCACACGTACAGATTCTTTATCATTGTTAGACCACTCGATCATTACTACTACTAGCTTTCAGCTTCGTTATCATCATCGCCACTATTATCCTTGGCATCATCGGAATCCTCCTCGTCCTCCTTAGCACGATCACAATCCTCCTCCTGATCCGTACTGGTAGTGGCAGATTCTGCCAACAATTCTTTCTTTGACTTTAGGAGCTCGATAAGAGCATGGAGGGCGACATCTGGTTCTTCGCTCCTCATCAAGGTCTCGGCGACCTCTGCAGGCGTCACTTCCACCTCCTCCATCAACGCCTCGATCTGTGGATAGGTGGCATGGTAGTCGATGGAGTGGTAGTTGTTGACGAGAGTCCTGAAGGCCTCGGTGGTGCAGTATCCCATGTGGACGTGCATGTCCATCCTGCCGGGCCGTAGAAGCGCGGGGTCGAGACGGTCCTTGTAGTTGGTGGTGAAGACGATGATCCTCTCCTCCCCGCTGGTGGACCATAGGCCGTCGATGATGTTGAGAAGCCCGGACAAGGTTACCTGCTTGTTGTTGTCGTCCTTGGTGGTGCTAGAAGAAGTGTTACTATCATCATCTCGTTGTTTGAGGTCAATGGTGCAGTCGATGTCCTCGATGACGAGGACGGACTGGTTGGTCATCCCGATGAGAAGCTTCCTGAGGTCGGAGTTGCTGTGGACGCCGGTGAGCTCGAGGTCGTATATGTCGAACCTGAGGTGGTTGGCTATGGCGGCGATGAGGCTGGACTTGCCGGTGCCGGGCGGGCCGTGGAGCAGGTAGCCCCTCTTCCAGGCCTTGCCGATCTTCTTGAAGTATGCCTTTCTCTTGATGAACTTGTCGAGGTCGTCGATGACGGATCGCTTGAGCGTGCGGTCCATGGCGAGCGTGTcgaaggtggaggggtggttgaggtCCATGGGAGACCAGTCGGAGCCGTCGTTCATGTAGATGGTGAGAGGCCTGTCCTTGTCCCTTATCTCCTTGGCGGTGGCGAGGATGTGGGGGACGTATGCTTTGATGGCCTTCTCCTTGTGCTTCTTGTGGAAGGTGAGCTCGTAGTACTGCCTGCCGCCGCCGCGGCCGAGGGTGGTGGAGGAGTCGCCGGGGAGGTCGTGGGAGTGGAGGCTCCATCTGAACTCGGCGCCTTGGTAGACCTCGATCATCTCCTCGCCCTCCTCCATACCGAGGACGAGCTTCtcggggtcgtcctcgtcgtccagGCCAAAGCCGCCGCTGCTGAGGCGCAGGCGCTGCACGTCGCGGGTGGCGTTGTCGTTCTCCATGCGCGACGCGAGGTAGGTCTTGACGGAGTAGAAGACGTTGTTGGTGTAATACCCGTCGGTCTTCTCGACGACAATGGTGTGGCGCCACGCCATGCGGGACTGCAGGCCGCTCAGGCAGTAGGAGAGCAGGCTGCGCGCCTCGGGCGGGATCAGGTCGTTGGCGAGGCTGCGCACCAGCATCATGGACGCGGCGACGGACGTGGCCATGGCCATGACCTCTTTGGCCTTCTCGTATGACGCCGACGACGACGAAGCAGGCATGGCGACTTGGGTCTCGATCGAGATCTGGTCGTTCTTCTTGAAAAAGGCCGGCGAACCCGCGTGATTTGATCGAGTCTCGATCTGATTCTGATGGCGCTTCTGCTGTTTTGGGGACCTCAAACTTGGGCTGCCACGGTGCAGTGCCACTTCATATACTAACCCGAGCCTGCCCGAGTTCGTCGCAAAACTGGACTGGAATCCGACACAAACTCAACCTCTCCTAATAAACTGCTGCTCACGGAACAAATTTTCTTTTTTTGCAGGGAACGAAATTTTGCTGAGTTTACTTGCTTATATAATTGACATCCGAATtgctattagagcatctccaacagccgctcaATACGCGGCGCCCAAAAAACGGGTTTACAACACGCAAGTAGTTTTTTAAAGCCCTAGAAGACGTTTGCTTCAACAAGCGCTACAAAATATGCTGCGCGCACGAGTCCAACGATCCCAATCAAGCGGTCCCATCTGCAGCAGCCCAGACTTTGCAGCGCGCGCGACTGGACGCACTAAATATGCTGCATGTGATGACTTTTTGATGTGTGCTCTGCATTAGTAATAACGTGTGCATGCTTTTTATGCGGCTGCTGGAGACTTCAAATCAGGTCCGCACGTCGCTTATATAacgcttctgttggagatgcttttGTACCTTTTTCGCGGAGTTGTTTAGCAAAGAATTGTATATGATTCTGCACCGCAAGGGAAAAAATAAACCCAGACATAGGCGCTCACAAATATGTGCAAATACTACAGGACAAATAGCATTTTAACCATGGTGAAGCGTAAGCCGAGTGTTACACTGATTTAGTGTACTTGGCTAAATGTGTACCGGTTTATGGCCTATAAGCCGAGTGTCAGTTATTGGGCACTCGGCTTATAGGTAAGCCGAGAATAAAACAGTGGCAcccggcaaaaaaaaacaaaaaaactgagaACAGGCGGTGCCACGTGCTCCAGCTGCTATACATGGAtcttgggtgtgtttggttgcttcCCTCGTAAAAGTTTGCCTAGCCTGGATCATCCCTGAGACTTGCCTGGACCGTGTTTCGTTGACGTCCTGGGCCATACGAATCAAGCCTGGCCTGCAAGACCTGACAAAGAGATGCCTAAAAACCTAACGCTCACTTGGTATTTTCAGATCCTACACTCCTACTATCCGTTTGAGGTGCAACTGTTGTTCCNNNNNNNNNNNNNNNNNNNNNNNNNNNNNNNNNNNNNNNNNNNNNNNNNNNNNNNNNNNNNNNNNNNNNNNNNNNNNNNNNNNNNNNNNNNNNNNNNNNNNNNNNNNNNNNNNNNNNNNNNNNNNNNNNNNNNNNNNNNNNNNNNNNNNNNNNNNNNNNNNNNNNNNNNNNNNNNNNNNNNNNNNNNNNNNNNNNNNNNNNNNNNNNNNNNNNNNNNNNNNNNNNNNNNNNNNNNNNNNNNNNNNNNNNNNNNNNNNNNNNNNNNNNNNNNNNNNNNNNNNNNNNNNNNNNNNNNNNNNNNNNNNNNNNNNNNNNNNNNNNNNNNNNNNNNNNNNNNNNNNNNNNNNNNNNNNNNNNNNNNNNNNNNNNNNNNNNNNNNNNNNNNNNNNNNNNNNNNNNNNNNNNNNNNNNNNNNNNNNNNNNNNNNNNNNNNNNNNNNNNNNNNNNNNNNNNNNNNNNNNNNNNNNNNNNNNNNNNNNNNNNNNNNNNNNNNNNNNNNNNNNNNNNNNNNNNNNNNNNNNNNNNNNNNNNNNNNNNNNNNNNNNNNNNNNNNNNNNNNNNNNNNNNNNNCGCCGCAGGGTGCAGGTGGGCCGCCTTCCCGGCCGCGCGggcggcgtggaggcggcgggCGTCGGCGGCTACAACAGCTTCCTGTAGGCCGGCTGAACCTTGGAGAATCGGCATCCTCAACCTCGATCTGCTCTGATCCGCGCCGCCCCTGTTCCTGGTGGTTCCGGTTGCCGTTTTCTGGATGGCGGGTGTGCGGATCTGGTGGTTGGGTGCGgatccgggggaaacccttggccggcGCGGCAGCCACACTGAAGATGTTGCCTTTGGGCGTCGTTTTCCTTGCTGAAGGCTTCGGTGGGCTTCCTGCACCTCCCACCCCACCTAGCAGCTCAGGTGAAAGCCTAAGTTCCTCAATTCATGGCGACGACGGCACCTTGGTGGCGTGACCTTCCTGAAGGCGTCGTCAGGGAAGTGCTCAAGTGGTGGTGGAGTTGGTGGTGGTTCGACGGCGGATTGTATTTgtctgatcttcatcttcggcaacttGCTCGGGTCCAGGTGTGGAGGGCTTCAACCGCTGGTGCGAGGGGATTGGGGTCCCTCTCTCGTGCCATGGGCTATGGAGACTCCTATCCTTGACCAATGCGTGGTGCTGCATACTCTTGGCCTTCTCCGGGGTTTTTCAGCGCCTTCGTTTCGACAACTCGCGTCCGGTGCTCTACCTTGCTGCTGCCGGCAATGGTGACTGGGTGTTCGGCTCCTCATTTCGTGTGGGTGTGTTCCTGGTGCCTCCTTTGGCTGCACGGGAATTCTAATCTGGGTTCTAGGGTGAACCACTCTGCAGGCCGCCGGTGCGGCATCCGTCGAGCCCGGGTGAAAGGGTAGGGGCCCTTTGCGGAGGCGGAGTCAGGTCATGTGTTGCTCCTGTTTTCCCTCTGGTGACAGTCAGTGacacaaaacatgcacgatggtgCCTTCCTCCCATAGCCTTAGTAGGTTAGCTGGTTTCGGCATAGCGGCGTTCGATGACATTGTTCTATGCCTTCGAGTTGTTCTACCGAGCACAATGTATCTTCTTTTCCGCTCTTTGTTTTCTTGTTGTTAGTGGCAGtcatgtaatcctggccggttgatggctttgttaattcaaagccgggctcttcttgagccttcgttctaaaagacCTGACAAAGAGATTAGCCGGCCTGGCCACCCGGCAGCTCCGCCTAGGTATGCCTGCAGCTACGCCGGGTAAAGTCTGTTTTAAACCCTGAACTCGTACGCGTCGTCGATTTTAAACCCCAACCTCCAAATCCCGGAAGTATGTACCCTGAACTCTCTAATCCCAGTcgttttagtccttgttgtcgtatCCAAACGACGAAAGGCCGGGATTGCTGAGTCAGCGAAGCGTGGTGGGGCCGGATCGGTCGCTGGAGAGGCTAAATGGTTGAGCCAGACCAGCTCGCTCCCCTCCTCCCTCACTTCGCCCCTTCCCCTTCTCTCTCGACGCATCACCTCACTCCGCGGCGGCAATGGCGACGTTCAGAGGATGATCGCGGCGAGATTGGACGACCACGCCGGCGGCAAAGCAGCAGGTTCATCATCCTCATCCGCCGTAACTGATCTGTTGGTTTCTTTTCTGGCCTCGTGGAGTTAGGTTTAGGGTTTTACAGGGGGTGAAAGGTGGGGGTTTGGGGCAAAGTTGCAGcatttttatttgattttttggGGGCGCAATGTAGTGCACATGGAGTGATACAAGATATGCATTGTAGATTAATTCGATTTTGTAGGCATTTAGATCGATTTTGTAATTTTCAGTACTGAAGGTGTCAACTTTGCACACATTTTAATTGTCAGTACTGAAGCATTAGTAACTTATACATGGCTATACATGGCTTGCACTGCAGGTTTTCTTTTTAATCATGGATCCAGCAGATGTGTTGAATGTGAGGTTCCATTATGGGGGTGAGTTCATCCGTATTGGCCCAAGCCTTGATTATGTTGGGGGTGATACTGCAATgtcagagatagagagggataagcTATCACTGCCTGAGCTGAAAGGATTTCTAGGAGATCATTTAGCTGTGAAAGAGAGCATGAAGCTGTATTTCCTTATGCCTGGGAGAGAGTTGCTAAATGGGTTATTGTTTTTATATATTGATGAGGGTTGCATGAGGATGTCAGAGCATATTACAGATGGAGGTGTTGCTGACATATTTGTGGAGTACAATGGAGAGCAAGATGAACCACAGGAAGAGGATAGTGTGTCTGATTTTGAAGCAGATGAACTGGATGACCTGCTTAACAATGGCAGTGAGCTTGAACCAGATGCAGTTATCACAGCAGAGGAAGAAGATGTTATGCAGGGCAATGTTCAGCAAGTGAATGCAGTACCAGAGTCACACATATTGGAACATATCTTAGTTCCTAATGAGGGAGGTGTGGTAACTCAAGTGATAAGTAGCCCTGTGAAGAACAATTGCAGAACTGATGATCTGTCCCAAGGTTCTCAAATTCTCAATCCTTCTCAGCCAGTTGCTGCAAGCCAAATTGTAGCTCCAATTCCAGAAGATGCAGGAAATGGTTCAGAGTCTGAAGATTCAGATGATCCAGATTATGTGGCACAAACTGATGACAGTGGAGAGGAGTCATAGGTAGTTGAGTTGAGAAAACATGCTAGAAAATTCAAGAAGAAGATGAAACCTTCAGAAATTTGGTTTTCAAAGGAGTCTATAGGTCCAGTTCCTATAGAGCTAGTTGCTAATGTGGAAGAAGTTGTACAGGACTTGGAGTTTGAGTCATCTGATGAGGACTATAGttatgatgaagatgaagatggccaGATGGTCAGGAGGAAGAGGCAGTATGTTAGGTTCAACCCAGACACAGAAATTccacattttagtttgggaatggTTTTCAAGAGCAAGAATCAATTAGTGAAAGCACTAAAGAGGTATGGGCTTGCCACTAAAAGGAGCATATCATTTGTAAAATCTGAGGAGCATAGAGTGAGAGTAAAATGTGATTGGCCTGGTTGCCCCTAGATGTTGTATGGTGCCAAGACAAGTAGATGCTCTAGGTTTTAAATTATTACCTATGAAGATGAGCACAATTGTGCACAGAACAGGGAGAACAAGCTTGTTACTGCTAAGGTGATTGCAAATAGATATGAGCACATTATCCTAGCAAATCCAATGTGGAAAATTGACAGCATTAAAGCCACAGTGCTCAAAGATATGTTTGCTGATGTGTCAGTTTCAAAGTGCAAGGCATCAAAGAAAATTGTACTTGATAAACTCATGTGTGGAATGAAAAGTGAATACACAAAAGTGTTTGATTATCAACTAGAACTGCTTAGGAGCAACCCTGGCAGTACAGTGGGCATTACCCTAGATCCAACAGATCTACAGAAGAACATATTTGAGCAGTTCTATGTTTGTTTTGATGCTATGAAGAAAGGTTTTAAAGCAGGGTGTAGGAGAGTGATTGGCCTAGATGGCAGCTTTTTCAAGGGAGCTTGTCAAGGTGAATTGTTGGCTGCAATTGCAAGGGATGCTAATAATCAGATGTACCCAGTAGCTTGGGCTGTAGTGGAGAAAGAGACCACTGATAGCTGGAAGTGGTTTATACGTCTGTTAATCAAAGATTTGGAAATTAATG
It encodes:
- the LOC119300285 gene encoding AAA-ATPase At3g50940-like; translation: MPASSSSASYEKAKEVMAMATSVAASMMLVRSLANDLIPPEARSLLSYCLSGLQSRMAWRHTIVVEKTDGYYTNNVFYSVKTYLASRMENDNATRDVQRLRLSSGGFGLDDEDDPEKLVLGMEEGEEMIEVYQGAEFRWSLHSHDLPGDSSTTLGRGGGRQYYELTFHKKHKEKAIKAYVPHILATAKEIRDKDRPLTIYMNDGSDWSPMDLNHPSTFDTLAMDRTLKRSVIDDLDKFIKRKAYFKKIGKAWKRGYLLHGPPGTGKSSLIAAIANHLRFDIYDLELTGVHSNSDLRKLLIGMTNQSVLVIEDIDCTIDLKQRDDDSNTSSSTTKDDNNKQVTLSGLLNIIDGLWSTSGEERIIVFTTNYKDRLDPALLRPGRMDMHVHMGYCTTEAFRTLVNNYHSIDYHATYPQIEALMEEVEVTPAEVAETLMRSEEPDVALHALIELLKSKKELLAESATTSTDQEEDCDRAKEDEEDSDDAKDNSGDDDNEAES